CGGGATAGTGCCAGTCTGAACCGGGATTCATGAGATACATGGGATGGCTGGGAAATGGACGGCAAGTTCATGGGTTTTACTGCAACTTTCTTCGCAAATCCTTTTAGATTGCTCTTAGAATTCCCTTAGGCTTCTTCGCAAATTTGCGAAGAACTTGCGAAGCCTTTGCGAAGAAGGGTAAGGGGAGTCTTTGATCTGTCCCGGCAGAGTCGGAGAGTTGCTGGCCAGAACCCAGGATAGATCCGAAGCCAATTAATTTCAGTAGGTGTGTTGTTTACATAATCTCCTGTCCCAAACATCCCAACAATCCCATAAATCCCAGTTCAGACAGTAGCAACATGGCAGGGTAGTGGTAGGGATATACTCTGGAGACTGCCTGCAAACCGCCTGCGAACCCTACAGATACCCTGGTGGCTGCCAGACAATACCCAGGCAATCCTCAGGCAATACTTAGACAATACCCAGGCAGTATCACTACCATTATGCTCCCTTACAATTTGTCCTGCTCTTCTCCCATTCCAGGAACTCATACATTCCAGTTCCGATAATTTTCGTTCGTAAATAATCAAAAATTATACATTTACACTATTTGATCTGATAATCAGTGAGATAGTATTTTTCTCATCCATCCGTCTATCCAAAAAATCCCAATCCAGACTTCTTTTATTTTGTTTTTTCTTCGATTGTTTTCCTATTTTTGATTCCTGGCCCCTCAAACTAAACTATATGTTAGCTAATCAAAGGCGGGAGAAAATTCTCGAAATGCTCCGTGAGGACGGTTCGGCAAAAGTGGGTGACCTGGCGCGGATCTTCAAAGTAACCGAAGTGACCATCCGCCAGGATCTGGAAAAGTTGGAGAAAGAAGAAATGGTGATCCGCGAACATGGCGGCGCCTATTTGAAAAATATCGGGAACCACGTAAACGAGTTTTATGTGGCCCACTCGGAATTACAAACAGCAGCCAAAGAAAAGATCGCTGCCAAATGCCTCGAGTTCATTGAAAGCGGCGACACCATCATTCTCGATTCCGGTTCAACCGTAACCGAGATCGCGCGTAAATTAAAAGGGTTCAGAAACCTGACGGTAATCACCAACGCCCTGAACATTGCCATGATGCTGGGAACCGAACCAGGCATAGAAGTAGTAATGACCGGCGGTGAATTTAAACCTCCCACCTTATCGCTGACCGGTCAAAAAGCAGCCGACTTTTTTAAAGGCATCAATGTTTCCAAGCTCTTTTTAGCTACAGCGGGCATTTCCCTGAAATCGGGATTGACCTACCCCAGCTTAAGCGATATTATAGTAAAGAAAGCCATGATAGAAGCGGCCGAAACCACTTACCTGGTGGCCGATTCTTCCAAAATAGGAAAGAACGCCTTTGCCAGTTTAGGCGCGTTGTCGCTTATTAATTACATCATTACCGATGATGGCATTGATGACAAAGACAGAAAACTGTTTGAAGAACACGAAATCGAACTCATAGTAGCCAGTTAATAAACCACAATAAAATTACAGATGAAGACTGCTAAAACAACGCTCGGTGTTATCATTGGAAACAGAGATTTTTTTCCTGATAAATTAGTGGCCGAAGCACGCACCGAAATTGTTGCCCTGTTTGAAAAACTGAACATCACGCCCATCTTATTAACTGATGCCGATACCAAATTGGGTGGCGTGGAAACTTTTAAAGAAGCGCAGCGTTGCGCCGATCTGTTTAAAAAACATGCTGCCGATATCCAGGGTATCCTGGTGGTGTTGCCCAACTTCGGTGACGAAAAAGGTGTGGCCGAAACCATCAAGCTGGCTAACCTCAACGTACCCGTGCTGGTGCAGGGTTATCCCGATGACCTGAAGAAAATGGATGTAGTGAACAGAAGGGATGCCTGGTGCGGAAAGATCTCTGTTTGCAATAACTTATATCAATTTGGAATAAAATACTCCCTTACTACCAAACATGTGGTAAGCCCCTCTGACGAATCGTTTATTGCCGATCTTCAACATTTCATTGCCGTGTGCCGGGTTGTAAAAGGTATGCGCAATGTACGTATCGGTGCTGTAGGCGCCCGTCCAGGCGCCTTCAATACCGTGCGCTACAGCGAAAAGATCCTGCAGCGCAATGGCATCTCCGTTACCACGGTTGACCTGTCTGAAATTTTAGGCAACGCCAACAAATTAACAGCCGACCATGCCCGCGTAAAAGAAAAACTGGAAGGTATTAAAGCATATACCCCAACGGGTAAAACGCCTAATGATAAGCTGGTGCAAATTGCCAAGCTGGATGTGGTGCTGGCCGATTTTATGGCCGAGAACGCACTCGACGCCACCGCTATTCAATGCTGGACCTCCCTGCAGCAAAACTATGGTTGCAATGTGTGTACCAACATGAGCATGATGAGTGAGAACATGCTGCCAAGCGCCTGTGAAGTGGATGTTACCGGAACCTTAAGCATGTATGCCATGCAGTTAGCATCCGGCACTCCCAGCGCCCTGGTTGACTGGAACAACAACTACGCCGATGACGATTCCAAATGCGTACTGTTCCATTGTGGTAACTGGGCCAAATCATTCCTGCCCGATATCCAGATCAGCACGGCGCCCATCCTGGGTACCTCAGTAGGGGTTGAAAATACTTACGGTGCACTGGATGGCCGTACGCCTGCTTCGCCATTGACATTTGGCAGAATCAGTACCGACGACAGCCAGGGCATTATTAAAGCCTATGTAGGTGAAGGTGAGCTCACCAACGATGCATTGAACACCTTTGGTAACCGCGCCGTTGCCCGGATCAATAACCTGCAGGGCCTTATGCAGTATGTATGTAGAAATGGCTTCGAGCACCATGTGGTGATGAATGCGTCTAAAACAGCGGGTATTTTAACAGAGGCATTTGATAATTATTTGGGATGGAAGGTGTATACACATGCTTAGTTAACAGGTTGACAGGTTAACCTGTTAACAGGGGTGACAGGGTTGACAGGTTGATAAAGTTGATAAAGTTGACAGAGGAAGCGTGAAGTATGAAGTCTTCTGCCAAAAAAGAACATGATATGAACAAACAACAACTGGAGCAAAAGTCTGTCGAGTACAGAAAAAAGATCCTCAAGTATATAGTGGGGGCTAAAGCCGGTCATACCGGTGGCAGCCTGTCGTGTACCGATATCCTGAACGTGTTGTACAACCATGCGTTGAAGGTATCGCCACAAACCTTTACTTCGCCCGACAGGGACCGGTACATTCAAAGCAAGGGGCATTGTGTGGAAGCGTTGTTTGTAGTGCTGGCCGATAAAGGATTTTTTCCGGAAGAACATTTGGAAACGCTTTGTCAGTATAAATCGCATTACATCGGTCACCCTACGCGTAAAGTAAAGGGGGTAGAACAAAATACCGGCGCCCTGGGTCATGGCTTACCCATTTCCGTGGGAAACGCCATTGCCGCCAAACTGGACAAACGCGATTATAAAGTATATACCCTCATGGGCGATGGAGAATTGCCCGAAGGCTCCAACTGGGAAGCGGCTTTAACCGCAGCGCACTACAAGCTCGATAACCTGTGCGCCATCGTAGATAAAAATACCTTGCAGATCACTGCGCCTACGGCAGAAGTATGTAATACCGATCCGTTGGATGAAAAATGGAAAGCGTTTGGCTGGGCCGTAAAGGAAGTAGACGGACACGATATAGACGCATTGAAAGCAGCCTTCGACAGCCTGCCGTTTGAACCCGGTAAACCCAGTGTGATCATTGCCCATACCGTAAAAGGCAAGGGCGTGAGCTTTATGGAGAATAATTTGAAGTGGCACCATGGGGTACCTAGTAAAGAAGAGTATGCGTTGGCGTTGAGTGAGCTGGATAATAGCATGGCAAAGGCAGTTGTTTAAAAGAAGGCTGAAGGCCAAAAGCCAAAAGCCAAAAGCTGAAAGCAAACAGCCAGCTATAAGCTGTAAGCCATAAGCTTTAAGCAATACACTTCAGCGCGGCAGAAGCGGTAAAACA
The Niastella koreensis GR20-10 genome window above contains:
- a CDS encoding DeoR/GlpR family DNA-binding transcription regulator, whose product is MLANQRREKILEMLREDGSAKVGDLARIFKVTEVTIRQDLEKLEKEEMVIREHGGAYLKNIGNHVNEFYVAHSELQTAAKEKIAAKCLEFIESGDTIILDSGSTVTEIARKLKGFRNLTVITNALNIAMMLGTEPGIEVVMTGGEFKPPTLSLTGQKAADFFKGINVSKLFLATAGISLKSGLTYPSLSDIIVKKAMIEAAETTYLVADSSKIGKNAFASLGALSLINYIITDDGIDDKDRKLFEEHEIELIVAS
- a CDS encoding L-fucose/L-arabinose isomerase family protein translates to MKTAKTTLGVIIGNRDFFPDKLVAEARTEIVALFEKLNITPILLTDADTKLGGVETFKEAQRCADLFKKHAADIQGILVVLPNFGDEKGVAETIKLANLNVPVLVQGYPDDLKKMDVVNRRDAWCGKISVCNNLYQFGIKYSLTTKHVVSPSDESFIADLQHFIAVCRVVKGMRNVRIGAVGARPGAFNTVRYSEKILQRNGISVTTVDLSEILGNANKLTADHARVKEKLEGIKAYTPTGKTPNDKLVQIAKLDVVLADFMAENALDATAIQCWTSLQQNYGCNVCTNMSMMSENMLPSACEVDVTGTLSMYAMQLASGTPSALVDWNNNYADDDSKCVLFHCGNWAKSFLPDIQISTAPILGTSVGVENTYGALDGRTPASPLTFGRISTDDSQGIIKAYVGEGELTNDALNTFGNRAVARINNLQGLMQYVCRNGFEHHVVMNASKTAGILTEAFDNYLGWKVYTHA
- a CDS encoding transketolase, with translation MNKQQLEQKSVEYRKKILKYIVGAKAGHTGGSLSCTDILNVLYNHALKVSPQTFTSPDRDRYIQSKGHCVEALFVVLADKGFFPEEHLETLCQYKSHYIGHPTRKVKGVEQNTGALGHGLPISVGNAIAAKLDKRDYKVYTLMGDGELPEGSNWEAALTAAHYKLDNLCAIVDKNTLQITAPTAEVCNTDPLDEKWKAFGWAVKEVDGHDIDALKAAFDSLPFEPGKPSVIIAHTVKGKGVSFMENNLKWHHGVPSKEEYALALSELDNSMAKAVV